A stretch of Bacillota bacterium DNA encodes these proteins:
- a CDS encoding ABC transporter permease gives MSTHLSSLMPNPTRGRRHRLPSGSLWTFALQRAMQSLVTVFIVLTVVFLLMRLLPIEGYFGDEYDRLTPEQREARLEAMGLMDPIHIQLKNFYLALSRGDLGTSIIYRPHVPIAEIIEPKVPYSLKFGLASLVLSLTIGLLLGIFQAREKDKWLDRLGTAYVVFINAVPAAVYFLFVQLYVTQLAGLPMLYDSTRPISWILPAVSMSLGGIAGYAMWMRRFMVDELNKDYIKLARAKGLSNTAVMFKHVLRNAFVPMAQHLPTTILMTIAGSIFIESLYSIPGMGGLLIEAITRQDNPLVQTLVLIYSTIGIFGLFLGDLLMAIIDPRIKLEKKGGAR, from the coding sequence ATGAGTACTCATCTTTCATCCCTAATGCCCAACCCGACTAGAGGACGGCGCCACCGCCTCCCATCAGGCAGTCTTTGGACTTTCGCGTTACAAAGAGCAATGCAATCGCTCGTCACTGTGTTTATCGTTTTGACCGTAGTTTTTTTGCTGATGCGCCTACTGCCGATTGAGGGTTATTTTGGCGACGAATATGATCGCCTAACGCCAGAGCAGCGCGAAGCTAGGCTCGAAGCAATGGGGCTAATGGACCCTATTCACATTCAGCTTAAGAATTTTTATCTCGCGCTGTCGCGCGGCGACTTAGGCACTTCGATTATCTATCGCCCCCATGTCCCCATCGCCGAGATAATCGAACCCAAAGTACCTTATTCGCTTAAATTCGGCCTAGCGTCTCTAGTACTGTCACTGACCATAGGTCTTCTGCTCGGTATTTTTCAAGCCCGCGAAAAAGACAAATGGCTTGATAGACTGGGCACTGCCTATGTCGTGTTTATCAATGCTGTGCCCGCCGCTGTCTACTTCCTATTTGTGCAGCTCTATGTCACACAGCTGGCGGGGTTGCCCATGCTGTATGACAGCACTAGGCCTATAAGTTGGATATTGCCGGCTGTGTCTATGTCGCTGGGCGGTATCGCTGGGTATGCGATGTGGATGCGACGTTTTATGGTCGATGAGCTCAATAAAGACTATATTAAGCTAGCTAGAGCAAAAGGCTTGTCTAACACGGCCGTTATGTTCAAGCACGTTTTACGCAACGCCTTTGTGCCGATGGCCCAACACTTGCCAACCACCATTCTCATGACCATCGCAGGCTCTATTTTTATCGAGTCACTATACTCTATCCCCGGCATGGGCGGTCTTTTGATAGAAGCTATCACGCGCCAAGACAATCCCCTAGTGCAGACGTTAGTGCTCATCTACTCGACCATCGGCATTTTCGGGCTTTTCCTGGGGGACCTCTTGATGGCCATTATCGACCCCCGTATCAAATTAGAGAAGAAGGGAGGGGCAAGGTAG
- a CDS encoding ABC transporter permease gives MTDLEQQDLFTLASYDASRSERIGYSSYSYWSSTVRVFLRNGAAVACLAILAVLLVFTFVQPYLPAQRDPNEISISPETSRQLRNVPPGQEFWFGTNSIGQDLWSRIWSGTRTSLGIGIAVATWNIIIGIIVGATWGYVRSLDRLFTEIYNVLDNIPTTIVMTLMAYMLRPSISTLVIAMGITGWVPVARFIRTQVVIIRDREYNLASRCLGTPAGRIITRNLLPYLVSVIMLRFALAIPGAIGSEVFLTYIGLGLPLNIPSLGNLINEGRQLMMIPAMRYQLIFPSVVLSLITISFYVMGNAFSDAADPRNHV, from the coding sequence ATGACTGACCTGGAGCAACAAGACCTCTTTACCTTGGCCAGCTACGATGCCTCTCGCAGCGAGAGGATAGGTTACTCGAGCTATTCTTACTGGAGCTCTACCGTGCGTGTTTTTCTTAGGAATGGGGCTGCTGTCGCTTGCTTGGCTATTCTAGCCGTGCTCTTAGTCTTTACCTTTGTGCAACCATATCTCCCAGCGCAAAGAGACCCCAATGAAATTAGCATCAGCCCCGAGACTTCGCGCCAATTGCGTAACGTCCCGCCCGGGCAGGAATTCTGGTTTGGCACTAACTCCATTGGGCAAGATTTATGGTCGCGTATTTGGAGTGGCACCAGGACTTCGCTCGGCATTGGTATTGCTGTGGCCACCTGGAACATAATTATCGGCATTATTGTCGGTGCTACTTGGGGCTACGTGAGAAGTCTCGATCGCTTGTTCACAGAGATCTACAACGTGCTCGACAATATCCCCACCACCATTGTCATGACGCTGATGGCCTACATGCTTCGCCCAAGCATCAGCACTTTAGTCATCGCCATGGGCATCACTGGCTGGGTGCCTGTTGCCCGTTTTATCCGCACCCAGGTCGTCATTATTCGTGATCGCGAGTACAACTTGGCCTCGCGTTGCCTCGGAACACCAGCTGGACGCATTATAACGCGCAACCTCTTGCCCTACCTAGTATCGGTAATTATGCTTCGCTTTGCCTTAGCCATTCCTGGGGCTATCGGCTCGGAAGTCTTCTTAACGTATATTGGCTTGGGGTTGCCTTTGAACATCCCTTCCTTAGGCAATTTAATCAATGAAGGACGTCAGTTGATGATGATCCCTGCCATGCGTTACCAGCTTATCTTTCCCTCTGTTGTCCTCTCTCTCATCACGATCTCGTTCTATGTTATGGGAAATGCCTTTTCCGATGCAGCAGACCCACGCAATCATGTTTAG
- a CDS encoding ABC transporter ATP-binding protein, with product MAQPILAAKNVTIKFNLRGRILTAIRGASLDLYEGQTLAIVGESGSGKSVFTKSFIGMLDGNGWVESGEILFEGQDLAKFKHDKEWAAIRGRKIAMVFQDPMTALNPLRSIGLQIKEAVELHSDARGAAAKARTLELLADVGIDDPAHRYSQFPHEFSGGMRQRVVIAIAMACSPRILICDEPTTALDVTIQAQILELIRTLQLRYNLTVIYITHDLGVVANVATAVAVMYAGDIIEYGMSSDIFYNAQHPYTWALLSSLPQLGIKGQPLYSIKGTPPNLFTEIVGDAFAPRNPLALKIDFVERPPYFQVSPTHYARTWLLDPRAPKIDPPATIKHLREKFAGVSV from the coding sequence ATGGCGCAACCAATATTGGCGGCCAAGAACGTAACCATTAAATTTAATCTGCGCGGGCGCATCTTGACGGCTATCCGCGGGGCCTCTTTAGATCTTTACGAAGGACAAACCTTGGCCATAGTGGGCGAGTCAGGCTCTGGCAAGTCAGTGTTTACTAAATCATTTATAGGCATGTTGGACGGCAACGGCTGGGTAGAGTCGGGAGAGATTTTGTTCGAGGGACAAGATCTGGCAAAGTTTAAGCACGACAAAGAATGGGCGGCCATTCGTGGGCGGAAAATCGCTATGGTGTTTCAGGACCCCATGACAGCTCTCAATCCGCTGCGCTCTATTGGGCTTCAGATAAAAGAAGCTGTCGAGCTGCACAGTGATGCCCGTGGAGCAGCCGCCAAAGCGCGCACGCTTGAGCTACTGGCCGATGTCGGCATAGACGACCCTGCACATCGCTACAGTCAATTTCCCCACGAGTTTTCGGGGGGCATGCGGCAGCGCGTCGTCATTGCCATCGCCATGGCCTGCTCACCACGCATTCTAATTTGCGATGAACCCACAACGGCATTAGACGTGACGATTCAGGCACAAATCCTCGAACTCATTCGTACACTACAATTGCGCTATAATTTGACCGTCATTTATATTACCCATGATCTAGGGGTAGTGGCCAATGTGGCCACGGCGGTGGCCGTCATGTATGCGGGCGACATTATCGAATACGGCATGAGCAGTGATATTTTTTACAATGCCCAACATCCTTACACCTGGGCCCTCCTGTCGTCGTTGCCGCAGCTGGGCATCAAAGGACAACCCCTCTATTCAATTAAGGGAACGCCGCCTAACCTCTTTACGGAGATTGTCGGCGATGCTTTCGCCCCGCGCAACCCCTTGGCCTTGAAAATAGATTTTGTGGAGCGGCCCCCTTACTTTCAGGTCAGCCCCACTCACTACGCGAGAACATGGTTGCTTGACCCGCGGGCGCCAAAAATTGACCCTCCCGCGACGATTAAGCACTTGCGCGAGAAATTTGCGGGGGTAAGTGTATGA
- a CDS encoding ATP-binding cassette domain-containing protein → MSNAREVLLDVRNLKVEFKGKAREPFVAVNDVSFHIYRGETFGLVGESGSGKTTIGRAIVRINETAGGEIYFKGRQINGRIPKELDYEITQKIQMIFQDPMASLNERAKVDYIVSEGLYNTKAYKDESERKAKVEAALLAVGLLPEFASRFPHEFSGGQRQRIGVARAFVMQPEFIIADEPISSLDVSIRAQVLNLLADLQRASGLTYMFIAHDLSVVRFITDRVAVINKGQIVELAETEELFANPLHPYTRSLLSAVPVPDPIEEKKKKVIVYDPRQHDYSKHKPLWTEVTPGHFVLGNADEVAQYRKLLA, encoded by the coding sequence ATGAGTAACGCGAGAGAAGTCCTCTTAGACGTCAGGAACCTCAAGGTGGAGTTTAAAGGCAAGGCTCGGGAGCCCTTTGTCGCCGTTAATGATGTCAGTTTTCATATCTATCGCGGGGAGACCTTTGGGTTGGTCGGAGAATCTGGCTCTGGCAAGACGACCATTGGGCGAGCCATCGTGCGCATCAATGAGACAGCGGGCGGTGAGATATATTTTAAGGGGCGCCAGATTAATGGCCGCATACCTAAGGAGCTTGACTACGAAATCACACAAAAAATCCAGATGATATTTCAAGACCCCATGGCTTCTCTCAATGAGCGTGCCAAAGTCGACTATATCGTGTCCGAGGGACTGTACAATACCAAGGCCTACAAGGACGAGAGTGAGAGAAAGGCCAAGGTGGAGGCGGCGCTCTTAGCAGTAGGGCTGCTGCCAGAATTTGCGTCTCGCTTTCCTCATGAGTTCTCTGGCGGCCAGAGACAGCGCATCGGCGTTGCGCGGGCCTTTGTTATGCAGCCAGAGTTTATTATTGCTGACGAACCCATTTCTTCCCTCGATGTGTCGATTCGTGCACAGGTGCTCAATTTACTCGCCGATTTACAGCGCGCGAGCGGGCTAACGTATATGTTTATCGCCCATGATCTTTCGGTAGTGCGCTTTATCACTGACCGTGTCGCTGTTATTAACAAAGGGCAGATAGTGGAGCTGGCAGAGACAGAAGAGTTATTCGCTAACCCCTTGCACCCCTATACCCGCTCCCTACTATCTGCGGTGCCAGTGCCTGACCCCATTGAGGAGAAGAAAAAGAAAGTCATAGTCTATGACCCTAGGCAGCACGATTATTCTAAGCATAAACCACTCTGGACAGAAGTGACGCCCGGCCATTTTGTCCTTGGCAACGCTGACGAGGTAGCGCAATACCGCAAACTACTTGCCTAG
- the lysA gene encoding diaminopimelate decarboxylase: MSNTVDEKSLTGTSRINEFGHLEIGGCDVVDLAAEYGTPLIVYDEALLRENCRRYKRSFVEHGHRVAYAGKAFLSVAMCQLIESEGLFLDVVSGGELHTALTAGFPARRIYFHGNNKSLGELKLALRAGVGHIIVDNRYEYSLLKGLLNDVERPVSILLRVALGVDAATHQYIRTGQHDSKFGFALDGDDLEAVFADAMTVNNLVLAGFHSHIGSQITSLATFRQAMDIMVELIRSYCDRYPWLPVEINLGGGLGVNYLPGDEAASIEDLTRLMRETAEAYMAASGFNLRLVLEPGRSIVAAAGTTLYTVGSMKDVPGGRRYIAVDGGMTDNPRTALYQAKYSCLLANRATEAPAGVYSIAGKACESGDMLIWEHSLPAVNHGDILAIFVTGAYTYSMASNYNRLPRPAIVFVNEGVARTIIERETYADVVRLDKSLTSAIKSKT; encoded by the coding sequence GTGAGCAATACAGTAGATGAAAAGAGCCTTACCGGGACGTCTCGCATTAACGAGTTCGGGCATCTAGAGATAGGTGGTTGCGACGTTGTCGATCTCGCGGCAGAATATGGCACGCCCTTAATAGTTTATGATGAGGCTCTGCTTAGAGAAAATTGTCGCCGCTACAAACGCAGTTTTGTAGAGCACGGTCATCGCGTGGCTTATGCCGGCAAGGCCTTTCTCAGCGTGGCCATGTGTCAACTTATTGAGAGCGAGGGCCTTTTTCTCGATGTCGTTTCGGGGGGCGAATTGCACACTGCCCTTACGGCAGGGTTTCCCGCTCGGCGCATTTACTTTCATGGCAACAACAAGTCGCTAGGTGAGCTGAAACTGGCGCTACGAGCAGGTGTTGGTCACATCATCGTCGACAATCGTTACGAATATTCCCTTCTCAAGGGCTTGTTGAACGATGTTGAACGGCCGGTATCCATCCTGCTACGGGTAGCGCTGGGGGTGGATGCCGCGACTCATCAGTACATTAGAACCGGACAACATGACTCTAAGTTTGGCTTTGCCCTAGACGGAGACGATCTTGAAGCCGTCTTTGCCGATGCCATGACGGTCAATAATCTTGTTCTCGCCGGGTTTCACAGTCATATTGGCTCGCAGATTACGAGCCTAGCGACTTTTCGCCAGGCGATGGATATTATGGTCGAGCTAATCAGATCTTACTGCGATCGATATCCTTGGCTACCCGTAGAGATTAATCTGGGGGGAGGGCTCGGCGTTAATTACCTCCCGGGGGATGAGGCTGCTAGCATCGAAGACCTAACCCGTCTGATGAGAGAGACAGCCGAGGCCTACATGGCCGCCTCGGGATTTAACCTTCGACTTGTACTAGAGCCTGGGCGGTCGATCGTGGCCGCTGCAGGGACCACGCTTTACACAGTCGGTTCGATGAAGGATGTACCTGGGGGACGGCGTTACATCGCCGTCGACGGTGGCATGACCGACAACCCGCGTACAGCGCTGTACCAAGCTAAGTATTCTTGTCTACTTGCTAACCGTGCTACGGAGGCCCCGGCTGGAGTGTACTCCATCGCCGGCAAAGCCTGTGAATCCGGCGATATGCTTATTTGGGAGCACTCATTGCCAGCTGTCAATCATGGCGATATTCTCGCCATCTTTGTCACGGGGGCCTACACTTACAGCATGGCCAGTAACTACAACCGTCTACCTAGGCCAGCTATTGTATTCGTCAACGAAGGCGTAGCGCGTACCATCATTGAGCGCGAAACGTACGCCGATGTAGTGCGTCTAGATAAGAGCCTGACTTCAGCAATAAAATCAAAAACATAG
- a CDS encoding C40 family peptidase, with protein sequence MAIAYGFVAREYVNLGEAPYRNVAKTMVTQARLAEPVVIWQQQRGWYEVEMSDAYRGWVAPMDLWLVDRAAWEQYQQAPQVLITAPFTTIYRDSDFTLSMKDAKSLQTAATMCTQLRLIAETPDNYQVLLPDGHAGYISKTDGEVIPGFNQLTLGSREKVVALAKDFLGLPYFWGGTTPYGYDCSGFVQTVLKMNGVHVQRDAHQQYEMGSSVAREELQRGDLVFFSTYKAGASHVGFYIAQGQYIHAGSSRGVAINSLHPGDEDYSEELDKKYLGAKRLLPEVQR encoded by the coding sequence ATGGCGATAGCGTACGGATTTGTGGCAAGGGAATACGTCAATCTAGGTGAGGCTCCCTACAGAAATGTGGCCAAAACTATGGTGACCCAGGCTAGACTTGCAGAGCCTGTCGTGATATGGCAGCAACAGCGTGGGTGGTATGAAGTTGAAATGTCTGATGCCTATCGTGGGTGGGTTGCGCCGATGGACTTGTGGCTAGTCGACCGAGCGGCATGGGAGCAGTATCAACAGGCTCCACAGGTGCTAATAACCGCTCCTTTCACGACTATATATAGAGACAGCGACTTCACTCTGAGTATGAAAGACGCAAAATCTCTGCAAACAGCTGCCACCATGTGCACACAACTACGACTAATTGCGGAGACCCCCGACAACTACCAAGTATTGCTGCCGGACGGGCACGCTGGTTACATTTCCAAGACGGACGGCGAGGTAATTCCTGGTTTTAACCAACTAACTCTTGGCTCCCGCGAAAAGGTCGTGGCGCTAGCAAAAGATTTTCTCGGGCTGCCGTATTTCTGGGGCGGCACCACCCCTTACGGCTACGACTGCTCAGGTTTTGTACAGACTGTTCTTAAAATGAACGGCGTCCATGTGCAGAGAGATGCCCACCAGCAGTACGAAATGGGGAGCAGTGTGGCGAGAGAAGAACTGCAAAGGGGAGACCTTGTTTTCTTTAGCACCTACAAGGCCGGAGCATCGCACGTGGGGTTCTACATAGCACAGGGGCAGTACATCCATGCCGGTTCATCGCGGGGCGTCGCCATTAACAGCCTGCACCCTGGGGATGAAGACTACAGCGAAGAGCTCGACAAGAAGTACCTAGGCGCAAAGCGCCTTCTTCCCGAGGTGCAGCGATGA
- a CDS encoding dipeptide epimerase: MKIRLVEIGKLTVPLHKPFKTALRTLVTSETLVIKVHLDNGMTGWGAASPTAVITGDTLGSIRGALTEVFIPQLIGLDISNYEFILAKINGGIVRNSSSKAALDMAIYDLVGQLYHAPLYKLLGGYRSSFETDITVSVNSPEEMAKDAMCFVQDGFTVLKLKVGTDAKADIARVKQIREAVGSHIKLRLDANQGWTAKEAIRTITIMEDMGLDLELIEQPVKAGDLEGLKQVTDSVDTLILADESVFSPADALRVLHMRGADLINIKLMKAGGIHNALKINALAESCGVECMIGCMIENKIGITAAAHLAAGKKNITRMDLDAPFLLAKEFVAGGVSFDGPRIVLPDAPGLGVVGVANLEILPHTL, from the coding sequence ATGAAAATTAGGTTGGTCGAAATCGGCAAACTCACAGTCCCTTTGCACAAGCCTTTTAAAACAGCCCTACGGACCTTAGTTACTTCTGAGACCCTCGTCATCAAGGTGCACCTCGATAACGGCATGACTGGTTGGGGCGCGGCTTCCCCGACAGCCGTCATCACCGGTGATACTCTAGGCTCTATCAGAGGCGCGCTAACCGAGGTGTTTATTCCACAGTTAATTGGTCTCGATATCTCCAACTACGAGTTTATTCTCGCCAAGATCAATGGTGGCATAGTGAGAAATTCCAGCTCGAAAGCTGCGTTAGACATGGCGATTTACGACCTGGTGGGCCAGCTTTACCACGCTCCCCTGTACAAGCTGCTCGGTGGCTACAGGAGTTCTTTCGAGACAGACATTACTGTCAGCGTTAACAGCCCAGAAGAAATGGCTAAAGACGCCATGTGTTTCGTTCAGGACGGCTTCACCGTGCTCAAGCTCAAGGTAGGGACTGATGCCAAGGCCGACATAGCACGAGTTAAGCAAATTAGAGAGGCCGTAGGGTCACACATCAAATTGCGCCTAGACGCCAATCAGGGGTGGACGGCAAAAGAAGCCATACGTACGATCACGATCATGGAGGATATGGGTCTCGACCTTGAGCTGATCGAACAGCCCGTAAAGGCCGGCGATTTGGAGGGGCTGAAGCAGGTTACTGACAGCGTAGACACGTTAATCTTGGCTGACGAAAGTGTCTTTTCTCCCGCGGATGCCTTGCGGGTGCTACACATGCGCGGAGCCGACCTTATCAACATCAAGCTCATGAAAGCAGGCGGCATCCATAACGCCCTAAAAATTAACGCCCTAGCGGAAAGCTGCGGGGTAGAATGCATGATTGGCTGCATGATTGAGAACAAGATTGGCATTACCGCAGCCGCACATCTCGCCGCAGGTAAGAAGAACATCACCCGCATGGACCTCGACGCGCCCTTTCTCCTCGCTAAGGAATTTGTGGCAGGAGGAGTATCATTCGACGGACCAAGGATAGTGCTCCCTGATGCTCCAGGGCTTGGAGTTGTTGGTGTGGCCAATTTAGAAATCCTCCCTCACACGCTCTAA
- a CDS encoding ferritin, producing MLSQKLTAELNLQVMYELYSAHLYLAMAAYCTDQQLDGFAHWFKIQAEEEKFHAMLIFDFIADMGGRVKMQALAEPENEYASVVDVYEKSLHHEQFVSQRFYHLMDIAQSEKEHATISFLKWFVDEQREEEKSFGHILQQVKRFGGEALYHLDKELATRTFTPPVMG from the coding sequence ATGCTTTCTCAGAAGCTCACCGCAGAACTCAACCTGCAAGTCATGTACGAACTCTACAGCGCCCATCTCTACTTAGCCATGGCCGCTTACTGTACCGACCAGCAACTAGACGGCTTCGCCCACTGGTTTAAAATACAGGCCGAGGAAGAAAAATTTCATGCCATGCTCATTTTCGACTTCATCGCCGACATGGGTGGCCGCGTAAAGATGCAGGCCTTAGCAGAGCCCGAAAACGAGTACGCCTCGGTCGTTGATGTGTACGAAAAGTCGCTCCACCATGAGCAATTTGTTAGCCAACGCTTCTACCACCTCATGGACATTGCCCAAAGTGAGAAAGAGCACGCCACTATTAGCTTTCTAAAGTGGTTTGTGGATGAGCAGCGCGAAGAAGAAAAATCCTTCGGCCATATACTGCAACAAGTGAAACGCTTCGGCGGCGAAGCCCTCTACCACCTAGACAAAGAGCTCGCGACCCGCACTTTTACCCCGCCAGTAATGGGCTAA
- the speB gene encoding agmatinase codes for MSEQELQALIEPSTGFLANSPDFAAARAVILGLPMDYTVSFRPGSRLGPQRIREVSYGIEEYSFYLDKSLLERSYYDAGDLALPVGNVAASLEMIKKAITAILDTGKTPFCLGGEHLVSWPIMQAMAAKYPNLAVVHFDAHADLRDDYLGEKYSHATVMRRVAELIGPKNLYQFGIRSGTREERQFAEGHTNTFFNQIHPALSQVMPELRKRPVYISLDIDVVDPAFAPGTGTPEPGGCTSWEIIQAIHLLAGCRVVGFDMVEISPGLDLAQITAVLGAKILREAILSFMPA; via the coding sequence ATGAGCGAACAAGAATTGCAGGCTTTGATTGAACCAAGTACGGGATTTTTGGCCAACTCGCCGGACTTTGCCGCGGCTCGGGCAGTTATTCTGGGCTTGCCTATGGACTACACCGTCAGTTTTCGCCCCGGCAGTCGCCTAGGACCACAGCGCATTCGCGAGGTTTCGTACGGCATCGAGGAGTACAGCTTCTACCTCGACAAGTCCCTTTTAGAGCGCTCCTACTACGACGCAGGCGACCTAGCTTTGCCGGTCGGCAATGTCGCCGCCAGCCTAGAGATGATAAAAAAGGCCATCACCGCCATACTAGATACCGGCAAGACACCTTTCTGCCTGGGAGGCGAACACTTAGTTTCGTGGCCTATTATGCAGGCCATGGCCGCTAAATACCCAAACTTAGCAGTGGTGCACTTCGATGCTCATGCCGACCTGCGCGACGACTACCTAGGCGAAAAGTACTCACATGCCACCGTAATGCGCCGCGTAGCCGAGCTTATTGGGCCGAAGAACCTCTACCAGTTCGGCATACGCTCGGGCACCCGTGAAGAGCGGCAGTTTGCCGAAGGGCACACTAACACTTTCTTCAACCAAATCCACCCCGCTTTAAGCCAAGTCATGCCCGAGCTACGCAAACGCCCCGTCTACATATCGCTCGACATTGATGTGGTCGACCCAGCCTTTGCCCCCGGCACCGGCACCCCCGAGCCAGGCGGCTGCACTTCATGGGAGATTATTCAGGCTATCCATCTCTTAGCCGGATGCCGAGTGGTCGGCTTTGACATGGTAGAAATATCGCCCGGCCTCGATCTCGCGCAAATTACCGCCGTGCTCGGCGCCAAGATTTTGCGCGAAGCTATTCTCTCATTTATGCCCGCCTAG